The nucleotide window AGAAGTTTTTTTAAGGCATTTGAAATACCTACTGATAATGAAATTATCAACGTAAGGTTAAAGAGCTTCGCTGTTGAAGATAATTTCAGGATAATAGGAAAAATAGACTACTATATATTTTATCCATTTATCGCCTTTTTAGATTCTAATATGAATTTTACCAGAGCGACAACTCCAGAAATGTTAATTAGTATTGGCATTTTTAATATGTTCAATTTCGAAAATGGCGGTCTCGAAATGAACTTCACAATTGATCAAAAAGAGTTTAATGAAAAGTACATTGTTGTGTATACAAAAGAAAAATACATTGATGATTCCGAATCTGTTGTTATTGGATCAAATTCTACTTTTTACAATACGGTTCCCGGGGGAGGAGGTAGTGTCATGGTTATTCCCAGTGACGTTGATACTACCTTTTCAAATAATGACGAAAAAGCATCGCCATTTGGACAACTTAGAATTACTTTGTCCCCCCAACAATAAAGATATATACAAGGTGGAGCGGGCGGTCATGGGCAATTCTCCAATGGGCCTCATCAGTTCGGTTCTGTGCTGCACGCCCGCTAAATGTTCACGTTAAGGCTGTAGGAAAATCATTCTCATAAATCACTGTCCTGGAGACAGAAATGGCCATTCTTATTGATGGCTACATTCCGAACACGAAAATGGCCACCTCGGCTTGACGGGGTGGCCACTGCTATTAAGGCATTGCGGGGACAGTATCCGCCCGCTGCCGATTTTCAGCATATAGTTTATAGACGGTCGACCTGGCGATGCCGTAGTGTTCGGCGATTTCTTTCTTGCTGCAGCCGGGCGCCTCGAAGTCCTTGATCAAATCCTGGATCTCCTTTTTGGCCAATTTGGGTTTTGCACCGAATTTCACGCCGCGCGCCTTTGCTTTCTCTCTGCCCTCCATGGACCGCTCTCGAATCAGTTCCCGCTCGAACTCCCCGATGGCTGCAAGGATGTTGAACTGCAGCCGGCCATACATGGTGGTTGTGTCTATCCCCTGGTCGAGGACCACCAAATCCACCTGCTTGGCCTCCAGCGTCTGGACGATGCCGGCCAGATCCACGACCGAGCGGGCAAGACGATCCAGCTTGGTTACCACGAATACGTCTCCAACCCGCACGAAATCGAGAGCGTTTTTGAGCTCCGGCCTACCCTTGGTTGATTTGCCGGAGACCTTTTCATGGAAAACCCGGTCGCAATCTGCGAGGCGATCAAGCTGAACATCGAGTTTTTGCCCAGACGAACTGACCCTTGCGTACCCAATTCGCATTCCTGTTGCCATGGCGACCTCCTTTCATTTACGTCGTGATGATTTGACTTGCCGCTGCTCTTGGTTGCCTCTATAATCTTACCAGTAAGAAAACCAAGGAGAATTCTATGGGAACGCTGGCAACAACCAAAATGTCGTCAAAGGGGCAAGTTGTTATCCCTGAAGAGGTACGCAAGCGGCTCAATCTTAAAGCCGGAGCCCAGTTCGTCGTCGTTGGAGAAAATGACGTCGTCATCCTGAAGGCGATCTCGCCACCATCCATTCATGAGTTTGATGATCTTCTTGCGAAAGCCCGGCAGCAAGCCAAGACGGCCGGCCTCAAGCAGGTGGATATTCAGGAAGCGATTATCAAGGCGCGAGGGCGCAAGTGAGAATCGTTCTGGATACCAATGTGTTCATCTCCGGAATTTTCTTTTCCGGGCCACCGCACCGAATCCTTCAGGGTTGGAGAGAGGGGCGGATTCAG belongs to Desulfuromonadales bacterium and includes:
- a CDS encoding MalM family protein; its protein translation is MKTQLFIFFICILFLFGCATKNPTSATLGHFKDNLSVFERATPTVDETKNFKFEKIAFNKKHFFRITKDDQVFEFDSGRSFFKAFEIPTDNEIINVRLKSFAVEDNFRIIGKIDYYIFYPFIAFLDSNMNFTRATTPEMLISIGIFNMFNFENGGLEMNFTIDQKEFNEKYIVVYTKEKYIDDSESVVIGSNSTFYNTVPGGGGSVMVIPSDVDTTFSNNDEKASPFGQLRITLSPQQ
- a CDS encoding recombinase family protein, encoding MATGMRIGYARVSSSGQKLDVQLDRLADCDRVFHEKVSGKSTKGRPELKNALDFVRVGDVFVVTKLDRLARSVVDLAGIVQTLEAKQVDLVVLDQGIDTTTMYGRLQFNILAAIGEFERELIRERSMEGREKAKARGVKFGAKPKLAKKEIQDLIKDFEAPGCSKKEIAEHYGIARSTVYKLYAENRQRADTVPAMP
- a CDS encoding AbrB/MazE/SpoVT family DNA-binding domain-containing protein → MGTLATTKMSSKGQVVIPEEVRKRLNLKAGAQFVVVGENDVVILKAISPPSIHEFDDLLAKARQQAKTAGLKQVDIQEAIIKARGRK